In a single window of the Acyrthosiphon pisum isolate AL4f chromosome X, pea_aphid_22Mar2018_4r6ur, whole genome shotgun sequence genome:
- the LOC100161577 gene encoding collagen alpha-1(IV) chain, protein MPRLSLLRWRQFALFAYLFTTVSAQWNPTWKDSNQTNLNDPYYGDQEVKRYTGDNRYAISNQRGNSTNCTPKCFAEKGSRGPPGSTGLPGPQGIQGYQGLEGLPGPVGDKGDTGPIGVRGPKGDRGKTGIPGFPGVSGVPGQMGPQGIPGIPGLDGCNGTDGNPGLPGLPGAIGPRGYQGITGEKGLKGEPALISIHNKGQKGEPGLDGDRGLPGNPGIQGIQGPVGQIGEMGIKGNRGVPGLKGEKGNMGLGYEGSRGEKGNKGERGPPGPPYLRLDNNNTTVAGPAGEPGEKGYPGQDGEPGIKGEPGMIGDPGNPGDVGEKGEKGLVGTAGPRGRDGNHGPAGPAGQKGDRGNDGLNGLPGRPGLKGEPGLDGAPGAAGLRGPPGQPGGGKGRPGLPGPQGPRGYPGPTGPKGLDGIDGEPGPPGPKGNIGGQGVPGYIGLEGLQGEKGTKGEPGLTGLPGESGPRGFAGAQGPPGPRGFVGEKGASIVGPKGFDGVDGRDGEKGLKGERGYQGERGSPGDSPTGIAGPPGVKGATGEKGEDGKPGNPGIPGRDGPKGEIGGRCQGCSPGEKGTKGEPGLYGIPGLKGPRGPPGEIGYPGEPGADGLIGQTGEPGAAGVDGAQGEVGPPGEKGAAAIITANLLETLKGEPGPRGDPGRDGLRGADGLNGPEGKPGLDGLPGINGEKGDRGFPGSDGTPGQPGYLGSKGEKGISIKGEQGTLGRPGLRGDKGEPGLTGQKGTPGNCELMNIGKIQKGEPGSQGEKGEPGTPGIDGYPGEKGSIGPIGLTGPVGPRGIPGLVGPRGQPGIRGEKGNTGPMGFLGEAGRDGERGYPGLPSPKGVKGEPGIPIVGPKGSEGFPGEKGERGLQGPFGRPGLSGEPGTPGLPGEKGNQGEPGLEGLTGQPGTKGEPGPVGPSGPPGNDGLPGIDGPKGETGLPGEPGRQGLQGFPGPKGDTGPTGPEGPKGFSGFRGMPGAFGKPGIDGMPGEKGDKGDTGLPGISGPPGEDGLPGPQGYRGEKGDIGFPGPPGETGLRGLQGPMGDRGPLGLQGLKGEPGPVSEKGQKGEPGESGLRGPQGEPGMDGLPGMKGDIGFPGIGLQGWSGQKGEPGTPGYDGRPGNDGEKGVAGVAGVPGMKGDTGPRGVPGTPGPPGMDALDGMKGSAGYPGIPGQEGEKGDIGYPGIPGLDGEKGERGLPGLIGPSGLKGPMGDKGDRGLPGPAVDIKGDKGEPGPPGFPGLPGPAGLVGLDGPPGVEGEKGDMGIPGATGYPGPSGPRGEKGNVGPQGLSGIPGTTVKGEKGLPGLLGKHGRDGLPGLSGEKGDKGLPGLPGLPGSVGPVGFPGSPGDVGAIGPPGFPGPPGSDGFPGIPGKDGPPGLMGFKGEPGNPAPYGEKGDKGDVGFSGEPGYPGSKGDKGERGYPGLEGMQGVQGLPGDRGMTGIPGKLGMPGISGIKGDKGEPGLAPPPGSKGERGLPGPVGWPGEKGDPGNDGLPGLDGLKGNMGVPGLNGPVGPPGSEGEKGEPGVEGPQGLQGQPGLRGNDGIPGKPCESEPHYSTGILLVKHSQSSSIPQCEPNHAQLWDGFSLLYIEGNEKSHNQDLGFAGSCIRKFSTMPFLFCDFNNVCNYASRNDKSYWLSTNAPLPMMPVEESDIQKYISRCVVCEAPANVIAVHSQASTIPDCPNGWEGLWIGYSFVMHTAAGAEGGGQSLASPGSCLEDFRATPFIECNGARGTCHYFANTMSFWMATIDPDEQFTSPKRQTLKKDDSRTRISRCQVCIRTT, encoded by the exons GTGTTAGTGGAGTACCTGGACAAATGGGCCCGCAAGGAATACCAGGTATCCCTGGCTTAGATGGATGTAATGGAACagat GGAAATCCAGGCCTTCCGGGATTACCAGGAGCTATTGGACCTCGTGGGTATCAAGGAATAACCGGTGAAAAAG gtCTAAAAGGAGAACCTGCCCTAATATCGATACACAACAAAGGTCAAAAAGGAGAGCCTGGTTTGGATGGAGATCGAG GATTACCTGGAAATCCCGGGATCCAAGGGATACAAGGTCCTGTTGGGCAAATAGGAGAAATGGGAATAaaa gGAAATCGTGGAGTTCCAGGCCTAAAAGGAGAAAAGG GAAATATGGGTCTTGGGTATGAAGGAAGTCGAGGTGAAAAAGGAAATAAAGGAGAACGTGGACCACCAGGACCACCTTATCTACGTTTGGACAACAACAATACAACAGTTGCAGGACCAGCTGGTGAACCTGGTGAAAAGGGATATCCG GGTCAAGATGGCGAGCCTGGGATAAAAGGAGAACCAGGAATGATTGGTGATCCAGGAAAcccag GTGATGTTGGTGAAAAAGGAGAAAAGGGCTTAGTCGGAACTGCAGGACCAAGa ggTCGTGATGGCAACCATGGACCTGCAGGACCTGCAGGACAAAAag gtGATCGAGGAAACGATGGCTTGAATGGATTACCAGGACGACCAGGGCTTAAAGGAGAACCAG gatTGGATGGTGCACCAGGAGCAGCTGGGTTACGAGGACCTCCAGGACAACCAGgg ggTGGAAAAGGCAGACCAGGTCTGCCTGGACCTCAAGGACCGCGAGGATACCCTGGACCTACag GTCCAAAAGGCTTAGACGGTATTGACGGTGAACCTGGTCCTCCCGGTCCGAAAGGAAATATCGGAGGTCAAG gAGTACCAGGATATATAGGCCTGGAAGGCTTACAAGGAGAAAAAGGAACAAAAGGAGAACCAGGACTTACAg GTTTACCCGGAGAATCTGGTCCAAGag gtTTTGCTGGCGCACAAGGCCCACCTGGACCTCGAGGATTTGTTGGTGAAAAGGGGGCTTCAATTGTC GGACCTAAAGGATTTGACGGAGTTGATGGAAGAGATGGTGAAAAAGGACTTAAGGGAGAACGTGGTTATCAGGGTGAACGAGGGTCTCCAG gtgaTTCGCCAACTGGTATTGCTGGGCCGCCAGGTGTTAAGGGTGCTACTGGGGAGAAAGGCGAAGATGGCAAACCAGGAAACCCAGGAATTCCAG GTCGAGATGGGCCAAAAGGTGAAATAGGTGGACGTTGTCAAGGCTGCAGTCCGGGAGAGAAAGGTACTAAAGGTGAACCTGGATTATATGGAATTCCAGGGTTGAag GGACCACGAGGGCCACCAGGTGAAATAGGATATCCGGGTGAGCCAGGAGCTGATGGATTAATCGGACAAACTGGTGAACCTGGTGCTGCT GGAGTAGATGGTGCACAGGGCGAAGTTGGTCCGCCAGGTGAAAAAGGTGCTGCTGCAATAATAACTGCTAATTTGTTAGAAACTCTAAAAGGAGAACCTGGTCCTCGTGGAGATCCTGGAag GGACGGCTTACGAGGAGCAGATGGACTAAACGGGCCTGAGGGAAAACCAGGTTTGGATGGATTACCTGGAATTAATGGAGAAAAA GGTGATAGAGGATTCCCAGGTTCTGATGGTACACCAG gaCAACCAGGATATCTCGGATCAAAAGGAGAAAAAGGAATTAGCATTAAAGGAGAACAAGGGACCCTTGGAAGACCTGG ATTGAGAGGAGACAAAGGAGAGCCCGGATTAACGGGTCAAAAAGGAACTCCTG gtAATTGCGAACTCATGAATATTGGGAAAATCCAAAAGGGTGAACCTGGAAGTCAAGGAGAGAAAGGTGAACCTGGTACACCAGGTATTGATG GTTATCCGGGAGAGAAGGGATCAATAGGACCAATT GGTCTAACCGGACCAGTAGGACCAAGAGGAATTCCAG gtCTTGTGGGCCCCAGAGGACAGCCGGGTATTCGCGGAGAAAAAGGAAATACTGGACCAATgg GTTTCCTTGGTGAAGCCGGACGTGATGGAGAAAGAGGATATCCAGGATTACCTTCACCTAAAg gcgTCAAAGGTGAACCTGGTATACCTATAGTTGGACCAAAGGGTTCAGAAGGATTTCCAGGCGAAAAGGGCGAGAGAG GTCTGCAAGGGCCATTTGGAAGACCAGGACTGTCCGGTGAACCGG gaACTCCTGGATTACCTGGTGAAAAAGGAAATCAAG GTGAACCTGGTTTAGAAGGATTGACTGGACAGCCGGGAACTAAGGGTGAACCCG GCCCTGTTGGACCAAGTGGACCCCCTGGTAATGATGGCCTACCTGGCATAGATGGTCCAAAAG gtGAAACTGGATTACCTGGTGAGCCAGGTAGACAAGGACTGCAAGGATTCCCTGGGCCAAAAG GTGATACTGGACCAACGGGTCCAGAAGGTCCTAAAGGATTTTCAGGATTCAGAGGAATGCCag GAGCATTCGGAAAACCTGGAATTGATGGAATGccag GAGAAAAGGGTGATAAAGGAGATACTGGATTACCTGGAATCAGTGGGCCACCAGGAGAAGATGGTTTGCCAGGACCACAAGGATATAGAG GTGAAAAAGGGGATATAGGTTTCCCTGGACCCCCGGGTGAAACTGGATTACGTGGTTTGCAAGGTCCTATGGGTGACCGAGGTCCTTTAGGATTACag GGTTTAAAAGGAGAACCCGGTCCAGTATCAGAAAAGGGACAGAAAGGAGAGCCTGGAGAATCCGGTCTCAGAGGTCCACAAGGAGAACCAGGAATggatg gtTTACCCGGAATGAAGGGAGACATTGGATTCCCTGGTATTGGATTACAAGGATGGTCAGGACAAAAG GGAGAACCTGGTACGCCAGGATATGACGGACGGCCTGGAAATGATGGTGAAAAAGGAGTTGCTGGAGTTGCTGGTGTTCCAGGAATGAAAGGTGACACG ggaCCTCGAGGAGTGCCAGGAACACCAGGGCCTCCGGGAATGGATGCTTTAGACGGAATGAAAGGCAGTGCGgg ttacccAGGAATTCCTGGACAAGAAGGTGAAAAGGGTGACATTGGGTACCCCGGAATACCAGGATTAGACGGAGAGAAAGGAGAACGAGGTTTACCAG GATTAATTGGACCAAGTGGATTAAAAGGTCCCATGGGAGATAAAG GTGATCGAGGATTACCAGGTCCTGCAGTTGATATTAAAGGAGATAAAGGTGAACCAGGGCCACCAGGTTTTCCAGGATTACCTGGTCCAGCAGGACTCGTTG GACTTGATGGACCACCTGGAGTTGAAGGAGAGAAGGGTGACATGGGAATACCAGGTGCAACTGGTTATCCAGGTCCTTCAGGTCCAAGAGGCgaaaaag GTAATGTTGGTCCTCAAGGACTGTCAGGCATTCCCGGAACAACAGTCAAAGGAGAAAAGGGATTACCag GATTATTGGGTAAACATGGCAGAGATGGACTTCCTGGCTTATCAGGAGAGAAAG GTGATAAAGGACTACCAGGATTGCCAGGATTGCCTGGTTCTGTGGGACCAGTtggt ttcccCGGTTCACCAGGTGATGTTGGAGCGATTGGACCaccag gTTTCCCTGGACCTCCAGGATCAGATGGATTTCCGGGTATACCAGGAAAAGATGGCCCGCCAGGATTAATGg GATTCAAAGGAGAACCAGGAAACCCTGCACCTTATGGTGAAAAAGGAGATAAGGGTGATGTAGGTTTTTCag gggAACCAGGTTATCCTGGATCTAAAGGTGATAAAGGAGAAAGAGGTTATCCag GGCTTGAAGGAATGCAAGGTGTACAAGGTTTACCAGGTGACAGAGGAATGACTGGAATTCCAGGAAAATTAG gTATGCCTGGAATCTCTGGAATCAAAGGTGATAAAGGTGAACCAGGTTTGGCACCTCCACCGGGATCCAAAGGAGAACGTGGATTAcctg gacCTGTTGGTTGGCCAGGTGAAAAGGGAGATCCTGGCAATGATGGACTTCCTGGCTTAGACGGATTAAAAGGAAATATGG gtgtTCCTGGTTTGAATGGTCCAGTTGGTCCTCCTGGTTCAGAAGGTGAAAAGGGTGAACCGGGAGTGGAAGGGCCTCAAGGCTTACAG gGACAACCGGGTCTACGAGGAAACGATGGAATTCCTGGTAAACCTTGTGAATCAGAACCACATTATTCAACTGGAATTTTATTGGTAAAACATAGTCAAAGTTCTTCGATACCTCAATGCGAACCAAACCACGCACAACTCTGGGATGGATTTAGTTTGTTATACATTGAAGGCAATGAAAAATCCCACAATCAAGATTTAg GATTTGCTGGTTCTTGTATTCGGAAGTTCTCCACCATGCCATTCTTGTTCTGTGACTTTAACAACGTATGTAACTACGCCAGTAGAAACGACAAGTCGTATTGGCTCAGCACCAATGCACCGTTACCGATGATGCCAGTTGAAGAAAGCgatattcaaaaatacatttctag ATGTGTCGTATGCGAGGCTCCTGCCAACGTGATTGCCGTACACAGCCAGGCGTCAACGATTCCTGACTGTCCTAATGGTTGGGAAGGTTTGTGGATCGGATACAGTTTTGTGATG CATACGGCCGCGGGTGCGGAAGGTGGTGGTCAATCACTAGCCAGTCCGGGTTCGTGTCTGGAAGACTTTAGGGCAACGCCATTCATCGAGTGTAACGGGGCGCGAGGAACGTGCCATTATTTTGCAAACACTATGAGTTTTTGGATGGCCACCATCGACCCCGATGAACAGTTCACAAGCCCCAAGAGGCAAACGTTGAAGAAGGACGATAGTCGTACTCGCATCAGTAGATGTCAAGTGTGCATACGAACAACATAG